Sequence from the Candoia aspera isolate rCanAsp1 chromosome 7, rCanAsp1.hap2, whole genome shotgun sequence genome:
gaatgatattaaaggcaaaactgaaatactttggccacataattagaagacaggacaccctggagaagatgctgatgctagggagagtggagggcaaaaggaagaggggccgaccaagggcaaggtggatggatgatattctagaggtgacggactttcccctgggggagctgggggtgttgatgaccgacaggaagctctggcgtgggctggtccatgaagtcacgacgagtcagaagcgactaaacaaataaacaacaacaacaaccccatgatGTAGCTTTACTGTGTCTGTCCCCAGCTCATAACTGAAGCAGCTTAAACTCTCAGTTCTAGTGTTTCAGTGTGCAAGTAGGGTTTTTCCCCTTTATGTGGCTAACAAGCTACAGCAGATTTACCCTGAGTACAGTCTGTTCCACATCATCAACCATTTCATTAGTAGCTGCCAGGTGAGCCTTAGGGGATGGGATCAGTGCCTCTCTATAGGCTGCTGTATATAGGCTGCTCTGATCACTGTCCTCTGCATTCTGCTTTGGGAAATGGAAGAATGGAATCtttcaaactggctctcctctctACAAGCCATGTTCCAAGCTAAATCCTTGTCTTAGATCCCTGGATCATACCAGTGATGGCAGTGGGAGGGCAGTGGATAAGAAGAGAAGCAGAGATTTGTTTGAAGAGTAAAGAGCCGCCTCAACTTCCCCTTTACTTGCTGCCCCTCCCAACCTGGGCAGCTTATCCCGAGGCTGGAAGAAGAGAAGCACAGGGGGGTTCAGTTCTGACACATGGCACCCAAATGAACTTCATTAATTGGAACTGATTTTCTGTGATGTCGTAAGCAGCGGTCTTGCCTGTCAACACCATTCCAGCTAGGTAACAGATCCCACATATTTCTGGTTACAATCACTTATAATCCCAAAGCAACCCCTTTGAATCAGGCTCTGCTCAACCTCCACTACAGAGCTGAAACAAAACTCTTGGTGTTGCTCAGCTGGAGAGGAGAGTAGAAGCAAAGGGGATTTAGAAGAAATTAATATTCAGGCATATGATAGAAAAAGACCACAGGAAAACGGGTAGGTCGTTTAGATATGGATGGTCCGGTCTGCCTGTGGCCGTGTGTTCTAACCCTTCAGAACGTTCAGTGCGTTCAGGGCTCGCGCGGCTCTAACTCCGCTCGCCCCGGAGCGGTCACTGCTGCCGCAACCTTCGCAACTTTTCGAAAGAACCAGAGAGCTCCTATTTCGGGTGGAATCCAGCTCCTCCACCCGTAGGTGGTTCAGTCCAAGGCCAAGCCCAATGGACAGAATGGCCCGGGTGACGGACACCTGGGAAGCTGCTCTGGAACTCCAGAAGCGGCGCAAGTTCCCGGCAGCTTTTGCCCAGGGACGCTACGGCGGTCCTGGGGCAGGCCAGTAACAAGAGTGACTCACCCACCTACTCCAGAGACAATTCCGAAATTCGGGGGTTCAGTGCCAAGAACTGGTTCTCTGAACTACATAACTCTCGTCCTGCGCCCGCTGCCAGCAACAGCCCAGCTCCATCGGTACCATCCCGGTAGCTTCCGCACCCACGGATGCCCCGGCGACTCCGTGCTACCTGCCTCCCGAGTAGCGCCAGATCTTTCATTCCAGCGCCCAAGATCAGCCTTCCCACAGAAGTTCCGCCCGTTCGCCCTCCAGCCCTACTTCCCTAACCCTGGCTCCGAGCTGGCCCAGGAATAACCCGGCGTCCTTTCGCATATGCCCAGACGCAATCCGGTCGGCCAGTGCCTCCGCGCCTTCTTTGCGCTTGCTCCACGCCGGGGAAGGCGCTTACCTTTGGGTTGGTGAGGAGCTGATGCTCGTCCGGGTGCAGGAGCGCCCGGGCGTTGGATTCGGAGTTGTTGACGTAGATCTGGAGGCAGGGGTACAGGGACGTGCCCTTGCAGTCGGCGCCGCACGTGAACGTGCACTCGAAAACCTCGCTGATCCGTTGCACCGACAGCACCGTGCAGTTAGCCGCCTTGCCTTGCAAGTCCTGCAGGGCCGGGTTGAGCCAACAGAAGCCCAAGATGAAAAGCGACAAGATGCCAGAAACGATGAGGAACAAGCCCAGCCGGATGCTTTTGTCTTCAGCTTCGGTGTATTCGTAAGCCACTCTGATCTTGGCCATCGCCCCGCCTAAGAACATGGAAAGCGGCGGAGCGGGAGGgcgtgatgggggtggggggctggaaGCAATAGCAACAATGCCTGGATGTTGCTTTCCGCCCACCAGGAGACTGGGAAAAACCGGCAGAGAAAGGAAGAGCTTGAGCATCCGTCGAAGAAACTCCCGCCACGCGTTCGTCGTCGATCGTAGTAGTCGCCCGGGGAAGCGAACCCCAGCCAGCGGCGGGCGAGCGGAGGGTGGGGAGAGACAAAGTCAAGGCAGGTTGCAGATCGCCAAGGAAACAGCCCCTGGCCGCACCTCCTTCCTAGCGAGGCAAGGGGGCTTTCCGGCTCTCGGCCTCCTCCCACCGAACGATCGGAGCTGGCCGGGAGCCTGTCAACATCTGCCACGAGGTAAGCTTCTTAGCGGAGGCGGGTGGCAGAGCGGGCTCCGACCTTGCTCCTCTGCCCCCTCCCATTGATTGCCTCGTGGGGCTCGCCATTGACAAGCCGAAAGGGCGAGCCGAGGGATCCGCTGGTGGGCTGTGACTCTCCAGCCAGGCCTTCAACGCCCGCCTTCCCCTCGGTTTAGAGTGAGGGAACAGCTTGGCTCAGGATTATCTGCCCCGGCGATTTAAGCTCCGGAAGAAGCGTTTGATTACTTGTTTGGGTTGGGAGCAGCGAAAGGGAGGGCCCTGGAAgcctgaatggggcagtgccaccgcCACGTGAGAGCTGGAAAGGCGAGGCTGCACGGGCACGTCGGCAGCGTTCGGCGCGGCtgttttgggggcggggggagagaagggCGGCTTAACCGTCTGAGCGTGACGCGCGGTGCTTTTTCCCTGCCTGCCAGCTGCCCAGCCTTGGCATCGCACCCACCCCGCAAAAGAGATCAGAACAAATGTACTTGACGTCGTTGGGTGCTGGTTTCTAACTGTCTGTCTGGGCTGTTCGCAGGAGGAACTGAGCGACTTGAATAATgaatcatcgaacaaatcaacccccATTTTTCACCTGGCACAAacggccaggctcaaattatcctacttcagacacattatgcaaagacccagccctctggaaaaggctttaatgctgggaaaggtgaaaggaaagccaacaagaggaccaccagcatcaaggtggatggactcagttacagcagtgatgggtccATCCTGaaaagacctgaaaggccagttTGGGcaaagatcctcctggagaaaatctgattGTGAAAGAGTTGACAGTGACTTGGTGGCATATAATCAATAATCATTACATGAACTGGAAATAGAACCATTCATTTTAACAAGCTGATGAATAAAAGGGCCTCCAATGAATGAGCATTCTTCATTGGTAACTACCagtgacatttattttatttcattattggaAGTACAATAAAGGTAGTCAATAATCGGTCTATCTCACGAATTGGCCACTTTATAGATGTCCCATCCTATGAACTCAGCTGACTGCTGTAATTCCTGCTTGTATTTCACAAGGTATGTTTTAAAAGATGCATCACTTCTTACTGAAGCTTATGGAAGGAAGCTGGAGGTATTGCAAAGTGTCAGCATTCAGCTCTGGATTCAGTTAAAAATGCACAGCTCtaacaatcaataaatacaattaaacaaGCCATTGAAGCTCAAGATAGAATATTAAATGCATCTTTGCCTTtaaggtgatttttaaaaaatcagacagcATGTTATTAACAGAATAGTGTAGTCAGGGAGACAGAAAGTAACCCTTTCAGCCTTTTTTGTGCTCATACAAAAACTTACTTCCTCTGAAGCTTGCACTTGCGTGGAGGAGAAATCCAGAGGGAGGCTTAGTTTTACTTACTCCTTTTTCAGAAATGAACATTTTCTTGGTTtattataaattaaaagaaaatggcttttCTGTATTACTTcagtgatttcatttttttttctttattatgccATCCCTCctctgaaaatctgaaaaattaacattgtttttttcttcacttCTCTCTCTGAAACCCTGTGAAAATTTAGGCTAATCCTTTAAAAAGAACGGCAGGAGTATTCAAGCCCATAAACTACTTCTTTACACAACACCTAATTAAACTGTGGCAAGTGTTGCCATCAGAGGTGATGAATGGAAACTGTTTTCACAGGGAACTAAACAAATTCCTGGAAGATTGGGCTGTAAAAAAGCACTAGTCTTGAAACTACAAGCAGCATAGCTTAAATTCCAGCTGCTAGGGAATAATGGTGCTATTGCTCTTCTGTTGATGCTTCTGGATGCATTTGTTTGGCCACTGCTGAATTCCACTCATGGACACTTGTGTAATCCAGAAGAGCTCTCCTGAAGAGGGAGGCCAAGTTGGGAGAGTGcccaacacagtgtttctcaaccttggcaacttgaagatgtgtggatttcaactcccagaattccccagccagcaaggatgcaaggctggctggggaattctgggagttgaagtccatacatcttcaagctgccaaggttgagaaacattgcccaaCACAATGCTGTGGAGGTACAGAGCAGACTATTTTCCCCGTTTTTCTATGATGGCAACAGCACTGTGAAAATTGGAGGAGTCCTAAGCACAATCTGCTCTCCTATTGCCTTTCTCCCCTCCCAACAACCATGAATACATTGGCTGCTTTGCTGCCTTGCAACAACTACTTGATGCAAGTTATCTGGCATGATTTTAATGCTccatagagaaagagagagtaaaaGACAAGACACATACATAAGACAAATCAGCACAAATCAGATAGCACAAATCAGACAGGAAATGAAATCCTGCAGTGAGAGACCAGGAAAACTGGGTAAGtttaacttcagaaaaaaaaaaaaacatctgagtGGAATATGATAGCATTTCTAAGTACCTGACGGGGTGCCACACTGAAGTGAAAACTTCTCTCTGTTGGTAGAATAATGGCCTTGAGTTGATGGAAagcagattctggttgaatgttagaaaaaacttctAAGGATAAGAATAGTTTGATCATGGAATCAATTATCAAGCTGGCGGTGAGCTTCCTTTTTGTTGCCGGTGTTCAAACAGAATCTGGAAAGACATTCCTTGGGAAACAAATTTGTCTTTCTGCATTGAATAGTGGGGTTGAATTCAGTGGCTTGATCTGTCCCCTTCCAGCTCGATGATTGTATGAAATACTCTGCAGGGGTTCTACAATACAATAGCAAGAGGGAACAACTCAAGAATGATCAAGGGAGTAGAAATAAACAGTGTCAGAATGTAGTCAGCAAAAATAATGGTTTCAACACATACTGCTCAAGACACAACAATCCATTTCTCAGTTTCTGCCCTCATTAAAATTTTggtaatgtcaaaggaaacctttacctttactattggaACCAATACACTAGAAAGGATGGAGAGTGGAGACTAAAGAGCATGTTGGACTGGGGGACAAGCACTGGAGAATCTAGTGAAGAGCTGGAGAGGTGACACTGGTACCACATGAGAAACATTGCTAGTCATGGTTATTACTGCTGTTCCAATTGCTGCTGTGGGCAGGCCATGGTGGCAATGCAAGTTCCACTGAGATCTGGTGCAAGGAATATCAGAGCTTCCTGAGTGAGAGGTGGGAAGTGGAGGAAGAAATCCCCCAGGAGGGACAAAACTAGGACACTAGTAAAAGGCATGttctggggaggaggaggaggccctaGTTGGAAAGTGTAGTGGTATGGTTTTTGTTGGAACTATTCCGATATGATGGTGAGGGGAGCAGCACTGATGTTCTAGACCATTGCCCTACTGGGTTATGTGGATGGGAGTTTGTATGATACAGAAGCTCTATGGCAAACAGTAAGGGGATGAATGAAATTGGGGAACAAATTTCTACTGGCAAGCTATGGGAGGTATGATAGGAGGCACTGCCCTGGCCATTCTAGGAGAAGTGGGACCTTCGACTTCTAGACCATctgtcttcttcccatatctcctAAAACAGCAGGTCTGTGACTTGCAGGATTCTCTTGAACTCACAAGCTCCTGCTAAAGGAAATAGTGGAGGCCATAGCTAGGgaagcctttgcccagcttttgCAGGTACACCAACTGGAGCCTTTTTTGGACTAGGAAGCCCTTCTGATGGTGACTCAAGCCCACATCATGACACCATTAGCTTCTGTAACATATTCTATATGAGGCTACCTTTGAAGATGATTTGGAAACTGCAGTTCATTTTGAATGCAGTGGCCCCAGCTGCTGATCagtgtaagccacttcagcaacaAAACATCTGTGCAGCAgtcactgcactggttgccagtatgtttTCTGGTCCAATTCAAAATGATAGTATTAACCTACAACTCCTTCACAGTTCAGCTCTCACCTTTAGGATATCTTCCAACCAGAATCTGCCCATTTTCTCTGTCTTCCTGAGAAGGAATGCTTAGGATCCCCACCCCATGAAAGGTCAAAAGGTGAGCTTCCAAAGGGGTAGAAAACCTTACCCCTTGAGATTTGGCACCCAGTTTGTTGGCTTTCTGGAAGACTGTTAAGACAGTCCCCTTTTTTAGAGATATTTAGATGCAAGTTGGAGTGTTGGactgcctattttattttattctgattcACAGCTTTACTCTGATTCATAGATTCAAAGTAATTTTGGATTTAGAAagtggctgggtttttttttataccTACTCTTTATTTTACTCTGTTTTGTAAACTGCCTTTAGTCTAGATGATTGAATGGTATATCAATATGTATAATAAATAGTGAACACAAAAGTAGGGGTGTTGTTAAATGTTTAAGGGTGTGTGTGGATACAATATGtttgcaaacacacacactacCCCAGAAGATTCCAATGATGTAACAACTGAAAAAGGAAATCCCTTTGCCGAAAGCATTGGTTATTCACTAACAAGTTGGTAGTAAATAACTGTAATATACCCTGGCAAACAGCGACAAAGATAAGGGAAATAAAAGTATTCAAACGTGTGGAGTGGgagcttttttatatatagtgGTTATTATTACATTTGCCTTATTTTGACCAACTCAAAGTGAGAAAGTTACATTTATCATGTGCAACAGCTCATTCATAAGACAGAACCATCATTGGTCAGGACAATTGCTTTTCTTTACAATTTCAGGTCAAAACATCCACAGTATGCATTTAGAGTGCAACTGCCATGCTGCATTCATTCACCTTACATGGACAATCCCACAGTGCCAtcgacttttttttttaatccttgtaacTTTTCTGTCTGTCCTCAGTAGAGAATCTGACTAATTTCAGAAGACTGGAAGGGTAGTAAAATCTCTATTGATGCACATGGGTTCAGCATCTCTGATGAACCTCACAAAGCACATCATTACCATTTTAGGCCAAAAATACAAGCCAAGAAATAAAGATTTACTAGTACCACAACCAGTAAGTAAACAAACCAGCTCTCCCAAATAAAAGAACTACTGCATACAGATGAATTAATAACtaaaaaaatacactaaaaatgaTTGCACAACAGGAAAATAAACTGCTTATGTTAACTGTACTTGACAAGTTTGATAAGTGGTCAGGTCTGATCAATTATAATCAGATGTACTTCAACAAAAGtgtcatttatttatatgtacctcttgccaaactgtaatttttaatgtaacaggAACACTATTAAGCACATGATTGGAGAGTAACCCTCTAAATTAATTTTACTGACATGTagatgtaaatgaaatgaaacaaaaccttTTTCCCTCCTGGATTCACCTCAGCATGCCACTCAAAGGTTATTCAAGGACACAGAAAAAGTTGCACTCTCCTATTCTAAGTGTTCAGTTATTCTTTCCTCATTGGTTGATGCAAAAGCATCCCAATAATTCCCCGACAAGATCAGAATTTAACTTGGACCTCTATGTTTCTAATTCAGCACATTAAGTActtaacaataaaacatttttt
This genomic interval carries:
- the KCNMB4 gene encoding calcium-activated potassium channel subunit beta-4, coding for MFLGGAMAKIRVAYEYTEAEDKSIRLGLFLIVSGILSLFILGFCWLNPALQDLQGKAANCTVLSVQRISEVFECTFTCGADCKGTSLYPCLQIYVNNSESNARALLHPDEHQLLTNPKCSYIPPCERENEKNSDTVMHWQIYWEDEVGSQPFTCYFNQHLRPDDVLLQRTHDESVLLHCFLWPAVTFLVGVLIVVLTICAKSLAVKAEAMKKRKHS